From the genome of Desulfobaculum xiamenense:
TCGAGGCCCACGTGGACGTACCCGTGCTGTCCGAGCGTCTCGTCACGCGGCGCTCCACCCGCATCACGCCCAAGATGTTCGAGTACAACCTCGTGGAGACGGCCAAGAAGCACCGCATGCGCATCGTCATGCCCGAGGGCGAGTGCGATCGCATCCTGCGCGCGGCCGAGATACTGCTGCGGCGCGGCGTGTGCGAGGTCATCATCCTCGGCACCATGGACAAGCTGACGGCCAAGATTTCCGAGCTGGGCCTCAACCTTGACGGCGCGCGGCTCATCGACCCCGCCACCTCGGAGCTGCTGGACGACTACGCGCAGACCTACTTCGAGTCCCGCAAGCACAAGGGCATCCTCATGGACGAGGCGCGCGACAAGATGCTCGACCCCACCTACTTCGGCACGATGATGGTCCACAAGGACCATGCCGACGGCATGGTCTCCGGCGCCATCAACACCACGGCCCACACCATCCGCCCCGCCTTCGAGTTTGTGAAGACCAAGCCGGATGCGTCCATCGTGTCCAGTGTGTTCCTTATGTGCATGAAGGACCGCGTGCATGTGTTCGGCGACTGCGCGGTGAACCCTAATCCCAACGCGCAGCAGCTCGCCGAGATCGCCATTGTGTCCGCGCAGACGGCACGCATCTTCGGCGTGGAGCCGCGCGTGGCCATGCTGTCCTACTCCACGGGCGCATCCGGCAAGGGTGCCGACGTGGACAAGGTGAAGGAGGCCACGGTCATCGCTCGCGAGCGCGTGCCCGAGTTGGCCATCGAAGGCCCGTTGCAGTTCGATGCCGCCGTGGACCCCGATGTCGCGCAGACCAAGCTGCCCGGCAGCGAGGTCGCGGGCAAGGCCACCGTGTTCATCTTCCCCGACCTCAACACCGGCAACAACACCTACAAGGCCGTCCAGCGTTCCGCCGGGGCCGTGGCCATTGGGCCGGTGCTTCAGGGCCTGAACAAGCCCGTCAACGACCTTTCCCGGGGGTGCACCATCCCCGACATCGTTAACACCGTGGCCATCACGGCCATTCAGGCACAGGCCGAAAAGGGCCTGCTCTAGGTCCGCGAGGGAGATACGGCAATGAAGATACTGGTCATCAATTCCGGCAGCTCGTCCATCAAGTACCAGCTGTTCGACATGGCAGCCCGTTCGGTCATGGCGTCTGGCGTGGTGGAGCGCATCGGCCTCGACATGGGCAGCCTGACCCACAAGCGCTACCCCGGCACTCCGGACGAATCCAAGAGCGTCTTCGAGCAGCCCATCCCGGACCACGAGGTCGGCATGGAGCTGGTCATCGAGAAGCTCATCGACGCGAACATCGGCGTCATTCACGACACTTCGGAGATCGACGGCGTCGGCCACCGCGTGGTGCATGGCGGCGAGAAGTTCACCACGCCCATGCTGGTGGATGACACGGTCAAGAAGGGCATCGAGGAGGTCGCACCGCTTGCGCCCCTGCACAACCCCGGACACCTCGCGGGTATCAATGTGGCCCAGCGCCTGTTCCCCAACGCGGCGCACGTCACCGTGTTCGATACGGCCTTCCATCAGAGCATTCCGCCGCATGCGTATCACTACGCCGTGCCATACGAGCTGTACGAGGAATTGCACGTGCGCCGTTACGGCTTCCACGGCACCTCGCACCACTACGTGGCCAAGCGTGCGGCCCAGCTTCTGGGGCGTCCGCTCGACGAGCTGAACCTCATTACGGTGCACCTCGGCAATGGCAGCTCCATCACGGCCATCAAAAAGGGCAAGAGCTATGACACGTCCATGGGACTCACCCCCACGGGTGGCGTGATCATGGGCACCCGCTCCGGTAACATCGACCCCGCCATTATCGGCTTCCTCGCCCGCGAGAAGGGCATGGACATCCAGCAGATCGACGACCTGCTGACCAAGAAGGCGGGCCTGCAGGGCATCTGTGGCATGTCCGACATGCGCGATATCCACGCCGCGCGGGAGAAGGGCGACGTGCGCGCCCAGCTCGCACTGGACATGGCCTGCCACCGCGTACGCATGTACATCGGTGCCTACATGGCCGAACTGGGGCATGTGGACGGCGTCATCTTCACTGCAGGAATCGGCGAGAACGACGACATCGTCCGCTACAACTCCATAAGTGGACTGGAAGAATACGGCATCGTCATCGATGCCGAGGCCAACGCCAAGCGTCCCGACGAGTGGATGCGCATCTCCACCGATGATTCGCGCATTCCCGTGTTCGTCATCCGCACCAACGAGGAGCTAGAGATAGCTCTCCAGACCATGGACCTCATCACGAGAAAGTCCTGATCATTCCCGCTTGACATTGCGGCGGGTGGAGTCTTTGGTGTCTCCACCCGCCATTTGTTCAATGAAACCGGACCGCAAGCGGTTCGCATAGGGACTCTTACGCGCCCGCAATAGGGAGATACCAACAATGAGTTCAGTCGATACTCTGGTCACGGAGTTCACACAGCGCGCCGAGAAGGTCGGTGCGGTGGTCTCCATGGTGAAGAGCATGTCCGAGGCCTTCGCCTACACGGTTGATCTGTGCGAGAGGAAGGATGCCTGCCAGTTGCTGCTTTCGGGCTGTGGCCTGCCGCTGTCCGACGCCGCTGGCGAGATGTGCGAAGCACGGACCCAGCCGAAGGTCGTCGCCGCGCCCGCCCTTGCGGGAGAGGAGCGCGAGGCCCTTGCCGCTGCATGCGAAGCGAAGGGAATGACCCTCATCAGCGATGGGATGCGTAAGCACCTTGCAGGAATCGACATCGGTTTCACCGTGGCCGAGTACGGCATCGCCGAGACCGGCACCATCGTCCAGAACTCCAACAGCGAGGAACTGCGACTGGCGACCATGGTCAGCGAGAATCACGTGGCCGTGCTACCCGTCTCGCGCATTCGTGCCACGTCCTACGATGTGGAGCGCGAGTTCGTGAACATGGTTGACGCGTCCCCGAGCTACATGGCCTTCATCACCGGTCCCAGCCGTACGGCAGACATCGAACGCGTGCTCGCCCTTGGCGTGCATGGTCCGCTGGAACTCCACATCCTGCTGCTGGAGGGCGAATAGCATGCAGAAGTCCACGAATCTTTCCGAGTACCGCAAGTCCTGTCAGGAGGCACTTGGCGATGACTTCCTGCGCGAGGCCATGGACAAGTTCGCCACCGCCTACCGCGCCAACCGCGTCAATGCCTTCGCCGACATGCACGAGAAGGAACTCATCGCCGAAATCGCCGAGTCCAAGGACGCCGCCATCGCGCGTCTGCCGGAACTCTTCGAGCAGTTCCGCGCGAAGGCCGAGGCCGCTGGCGTGAAGGTGCACCTTGCCCGCACGGCTGGCGAGGCCAACGAGATCATCGCCCGCATCGCGCGCGACAACGGCGTGAAGAAGATCGTCAAGTCCAAGTCCATGACCGCCGAGGAGACGCTGCTGAATCACGCCCTCGAAGACGAGTTCGAGGTGGTGGAGACCGACCTCGGCGAGTGGATCATCCAGTTGCGCCATGAAGGTCCCTCGCACATGGTCATGCCTGCCATCCATCTCTCGCGCCATCAGGTCCGCGACCTGTTCAGCGAAGTGACTGGCCAGCAGCAGGAGTCCGACATTCAGAAGCTCGTCAAGGTTGCCCGCCGCGAACTGCGCCGCCACTACGCCGAGGCGGACATGGGCATCTCCGGTGCGAACTTCGCCATCGCCGAGACCGGCTCCATTGGCCTCGTCACCAACGAGGGCAATGCCCGCCTCGTGACCACGCTGCCCCGTGTGCACGTGGCCCTGTGCGGTCTGGACAAGCTGACCCCGAGCATCCACGACGCCCTGCGCGTGCTCAAGGCCCTGCCGCGCAATGCCACCGGTCAGGCGCTGACCTCCTACGTCACGTGGATCACCGGTGCCAACGAGTGTGCCACGGCCGAGGGCGGCCGCAAGGAAATGCATGTCGTGTTCCTCGACAACGGCCGTAGCGCCATGGCCGAGGACCCCGATTTCGCGCAGGTGCTCCGGTGCGTGCGCTGCGGCGCGTGCGCCAACGTTTGCCCCGTGTACCGACTGGTGGGCGGCCACAAGATGGGCCACATCTACATCGGTGCCATCGGTCTCATCCTGACCTATTTCTTCCATGGGCGCGACAAGGCCAGAAACCTCGTGCAGAACTGCATCAACTGCGGTGCATGCAAGGAGGTCTGCGCCGCGGGTATCGACCTGCCGAGGCTCATCAAGGAGATCCACTCGCGCATCCTCGACGAGGACGGCCACCCCACGTATTCCGACCTGCTTGGCAAGCTCATGAAGAACCGCAAGCTCTTCCACACGCTGCTGCGCACGGCCAAGCTCGGTCAGGCTCCGCTCAAGGACGGCGAAGGCTTCCTGCGCCACCTGCCGCTCATGTTCTTCAAGGAGCACAACTACCGCGCCCTGCCCACCATCGCCGAGAAGCCCTTCCGCGACATGTGGAAGGAGATTGAGCCGAAGCTCACCGGCACCAAGCTGCGCGTGGGTCTGTTCGCGGGCTGCGTGCAGGATTTCGTGTACCCCGAGCAGATGGCCGCCGCCGTGAAGGTGATGGACCACGGCAAGGCGCACATGGACTTCCCCATGGAGCAGTCCTGCTGCGGTCTGCCTCTGCAGATGATGGGCGAGACCGCCCACGCCGCCGAGGTCGCCGCGCAGAACGTGGCCGCGCTCGATCCCGCGCGCTACGATTACATCGTCACCCTGTGCGCGTCCTGCGCATCGCAGCTCAAGCACAGCTACCCCCGTCTGCTGGCCGATGATCCGGCCATGTCCCTCAAGGCGAAGCAGTTCGCGGACAAGGTCATCGACTTCAGCTCCTTCGTGCGCGACGTGCTCGGCATCGGCGCAGACGACTTCCAGAACGTGGCCGTAACCACGAAGACCGCCTACCACGCTCCGTGCCACCTGTGTCGCGGGCTTGGCGTGGTCGGCACCTCGCAGGAGCTCATCAGCGACAGCGGGCTCGACTACGTGAAGGCGGACGAGGAGGACGTGTGCTGCGGATTCGGCGGCACCTTCTCCATGAAGTTCCCCGAGGAATCCAAGGAACTGCTCAACAAGAAGCTCGACAACGTCGCCAAGACCGGCGCGAAACAGCTGCTCACCGACTGCCCCGGCTGCGTTATGCAGCTTCGCGGCGGTGCGCGCCGTCGTGGTGACGACCTTCAGGTCCGGCACATCGCCGAGGCCCTTGCCGAGCGCCTGAAATAGCGCGACAGGGGGCATTGCCCCCACCCCCCGGCGGACGAGCCCTGTCCGCCGACTCATCCCGGCCGCCCGGTCCGCCGCCTCCCACCATGCGGCGGACCGGGCGGACAAACGCGATGATTCGCGCTATCCTCGAACCCGGCAACGACGTCCGGCACGAATTGGTGCCGAATACATCCGGATTGGAGACACGATGAAGGGAAAGACCAAGCGCGAATCGACCACCATGCTCACCCAGCGGATGCTGCCGCAGGACGCCAACCCAGCGGGCAACGTTCACGGCGGCGTGACGCTCAAGTACATCGACATAGCGGGCGGCACCGTGGCCATGCGCCATTGCCGCACCAACGCCGTCACGGCGTCCATCGACCGCATGGACTTCCTGCAGCCCGTGTACGTGGGGGATCTGGTCACCTTCAAGGCCAGCCTCAACTACACCGGCCGCACGTCCATGGAAGTCGGCGTGCGCGTGGAGGCCGAGAACATGTTCACCGGCGAGAAGCGCTACTGCGCGTCGGCCTATCTGACCTTCGTGGCGCTGGACAAGGACGGGCGACCGCACGAGGTCCCGCCGCTCATCCTCGAAACGGACGAGGACCATCGCCGCTGGCGCGAGGCCGAGGCCCGCAGGGCCATCCGCAAGCAGGAGCGCCAGCGCGAGCGCGAATCCCAGCGGGCCGCGCAGACCGCATCACTCAACGAACAGGGAGACGACGAGTCATGTTGAAGCACATCGTGTTGTGGGTGCTGAAGGACGAGGCCGAGGGCGACACCGCCGCTGGCAATGCCGCCAAGCTGAAGGAGCGCCTCGAAGCGCTCAAGGGCCGTGTGCCTGGCCCCGTGGAGCTGGAGGTCGGCATCAACGTCGATCCGGCGGGCGGCGTGTCGCACGTGGCGCTGTATTCGGTGTTCGAGAACGCTGAGGCCCTGCAGGGCTACGCCGTGCATCCCCTGCATCTCGAAGTGGTCGACTTCATCCGCAAGGTGGCCGCCGAGCGCCGCTGCGTGGATTACGAATTCTAGAAACCGGCCGTCGGCGAGCGCGCGACGGTGCGGATGAGAAAAGGCCCGTGGGTGTTCCCCACGGGCCTTTTTGTTTGGCTGTCAGCGCGTCAGTCGGCGCAGGGGGGCGCTTCGGAAAGCGACGCCATGCGACGTGGGAGCGGACGCAGCACTGCCACCCGCCAGCCGTAGAAGTCCCTGTACTGCTCGCGCGAAAGCGTTACCGCCGGGTCGAGGCGGATGATGTCCGCGATGTCGATGGTCAGGGCGACATCGGCCCCGGCGGGGGTGCGGTCCATGACGAAGATGGCCAGATGGTGGCCCTCCAGCTGCGACGCGGCGGTGATGCCGCCTGCGGGCATGGCGTCGAGACCCTCGAAGAGCGTGAACAGTTCGTCCCACGAGTCGGGCAGGGCGTTTTCGGCGGGGAGATGGTCGTCCGGGACGAGCATCACGCGTACGGCGGGGCTGTGCGTGTACACCGCGCTGGTTTCGGCGGCGTCGATGCGCAGTCCGTCGCGGTCCGCGTCGTAAAGGGCGCTGTACATGAAGCGGGCCGAGCGCCCGTGCGCATCGCGAAGCGAGACGATGCCGCTGGCGTAGCGCCCCGTTGGACCGTCCTCGCGGGCGCGGTATTCAAGCAGCCGATGCGCGTCGATGTGGAAGCCGGGGAAGGCGAAGTCGCCTACGAGACCGGCGGCGGTCTGCTGGTCGATGGTCGCCCCGCGCAGGTCGCGGCCTTGCATGGCGGCGAAGATGGCGCGCGCGGCGAAGACGGCGTCCGGCGGATAGTCCGCCGCGCAGGTCGGAATGTCCTGTGGCACGGGGCTTACAGCAGTGGGATACGTGGCGCAGGCGGCCAGTGCCGCCGCAAGCACGAGTCCCGCGTACAGGATGAGAATGCCCGGTCTGTGGTGCATTGCGTTCCTCCGGCTGGTTCGCGGATGAAATCGTTGCACACCATAGCACACCATCGGGAATCGCACAGCCCCGCAGCGCATGTTTTGCGTCCGGAATGTCGAAAAGTCCGTAACTGGGCGGTGGAAGGGGAAAATCGTGGAGCGCCCGACGCGGCCGGAGAGGCTGGGCTTCTCCGGCCGGTGCGTGTCGCCCTTGTGGGCAAAAGACGTGGGCGATCAGCGGGAGTAGTGGCCCGTGAGCTGCGCCGTGGCGAGGGTGTGCCCGTCCATGGCCGCGAGGAGTTCGTCGCGGGTGGCCTCGGGGGCGAGGTCGGGCGTCGTGTCCAGCGCGTAGATGGTGAAGACGTAGTCGTGCTTGCCGTGTCCCTCGGGCGGGCAGGGGCCGTTGTAGCCGATGTTGCCGAAGGAATTCACGCCCTGGCGCATGCCGGAGGGGTGCTCCGCGGTGCGGGGAATCTTGGCCGCGAGGCGGAAGGCCACGCCGGGGATGCCGTAGATGACCCAGTGCGTCCAGGTTCCGGCGGGGGCGTCGTGATCGTCGCAGATGACGGCGAAGCTTTCGGTGCCCTCGGGCGCGTCCTCCCAGTCGAGAGAGGGGGAGAAGTCGCTGGCGTCGCAGGTGAACTGGATGGGAATGCGCGTCCCTTCCTGAAAGGAACTGCTGGTGAGTTTCATGGGTGGGTGACTCCTGCTGTGATGAATTTTCGCCCGAGCATCCTAGCAGAGGCCGGGGCGGAGGGCAAAGGTCGTGATGGGGGGACAGCCGCACGGGGGCGTCGCATCGGAGCGGATTCTGGTGTATGCTGTGGAGACTGGAGGTCCCATGCCGAAGCGATGCGTGCTCATGCTGCTGGACGGAGCGGGCGACCGGGCGCAGGCCGCCCTTGGCGGGCGTACCCCCCTTCAGGCCGCACGGATGCCGAATCTCGACAGGCTGGCCCGGGCCGGTGCCAGCGGGCTGTATCACGCGTCCATGCCCGGACGTCCGCTGGCCAGCGAAAACGCCCACTTTGCCCTGTTCGGCTACCGCCTGCAGGAGTTTCCCGGACGCGGAGCGCTGGAGGCCCTTGGCGCGGGTATCGCACTCGGCCCGCGCGACGTGGCGGTGCTGGCGCATCTGGCCAGCCTGCGCAACGAGGGTGGCGTTCTTTTCCTCGACTCGGACCGTCCGTCCGTGGCGGAGGAGGAGACGGCCGCGCTGTGTGCGGAGCTCTCGACCTACGAGGGCGACGGCATTGGCATATCATTCCATCCCTACGCGGGGCTGTTCGGCATCCTGCGCCTGCGGGGCGACGTGTCGCCCCATATCACGGACACCAATCCCATGCGTGAGGGAGCGGCCCTCTCGGAGCCTGCCGCCCTGTGGCATCATGCGTCGGACAATTCCTCACTGCGCACGTCGCGCGTTCTGCTCGAGTATCTGACGTGGGCGCATCGCCGTCTCGACGCGCATCCCGTCAACGCCGAGCGGCGCCGTCGCGGTCTTGCGCCCGTCAACGGCATGGTCACCCAGCGCGCCGGGCAGCGGCGGCTGGTGGAGCGCTTTCCCGAGCGCTTCGGCCTGCGCGGGGCAAGCGTGTGTGCTGGCGTGGTGTACTGGGGGCTGTGCGAGTATCTGGGCATGGACTGCCTGCGCATGGAGGATGGCGCGGACTGCGGCGAGGACTTTGCGCGGCGGCTGGATGCGGCCATGAACGCCCTTGGCACCCACGATTTCGTGCATGTGCATTCCAAGGCCCCGGATCTGGCCAGCCACGCCAAGAATCCCGAGGGCAAGGTGGCGGTGCTGGAGGCGCTCGACGCGGCCATCGGCAGGCATCTGGAGCGGATGCTCGGCGATCCGGACCTGCTTGTGGTGGTGGCCGCGGACCACAGCGCGCCCAGTTCCGGACCGCTGGTGCATTCGGGGGAGTGCGTTCCCGTGGCCATGGCCGGGGCCGGGGTGCGCGTGGACGATGTGGCGGCTTTCGACGAGGTCCACGCCGCGCGCGGAGCGCTTGGGACGCTGCGCGGGCCGGAGATCATGTATACGGTGCTCGACCTGCTGGATCGCTCCAAGCAGTCTGGCATCATGGATACGCCGACGGATCAGCCGTTCTGGCCGGGCAACTATCGTCCTTTCCGCATGGAGCCGGAGGCTTGATTCCGGACGCGGACGAGCGGGGGTGAGACGCGGACATGGCGCTTGGCGAACTGATGTCGGGGGCTGCACAGGTGGCGGCCATTTCCGCGCAGACGGCGTGGGCGGTCTTTTGGCTCGCGCTGGTCGTGGCGTGCGCCGTTGCGCTTGGCAGGCGGGCGCGGTGGTTCCCGCGCGTGCGGGGCCGAGTGCGGCTCGGCGGCGCGGACGATTTCCGCTGGCGCGAGCACGAGGTGCTGCGCCACATCATGGCGGCCACGCCAAGCCCGTTGTCCTTCATGGACGCCGGGGGGCGCATCCGGCTGGCGAATCCCGCCTATGAGGACATGGTTGGCAGATCGGCCGAGGAGATAATGGGGCGGACCGCCGTCGACGTGTTCCCGCCCGAGGCCGCCAAGGCCCTCATGCATATGGATGCGCAGCTTTTGACCAGCGACGGCCCGGCCGTCCTGCGGCAGGAACTTCGTCTGGAGGTGCAACCCGGCGACGTGCGCGACGTCGTCGTGACCAAGGAGCTGCTGCGCGACGCGCACGGTCGCACGTTTGGCGTGGTGGGCGTGTTCACGGACGTGACCGAGACGCGGCGGCACATGCGCGAACTCGTCGAGAATCGCAATCTTCTCGTGTCGTTCATCGATACTGTGCCGGACCTTGTGTTCTACAAGGACGCGCACGGAGTGTACCGGAGCTGCAATGCCGCGTTCGCCGCCTTCGCGGGCTGTGCGCAGGAGGAAGTGGTCGGGCGGAGTGATTACGAGCTGTTCGATGAATCGGTGGCCTCGTCGTTTCGCGAGCAGGATAGCGAGACACTCGCCACCATGCGGCCAAGCCTGCGCGAGGTGTGGGTGACGCGCGCTGACGGGACGCCCGCGCTCATGGAGGCGGTAAAGGTGCCGCTTTTGGGGGCGCAGGGCGATCTGCTCGGCATCGTGGGCATAAGCCGGGACATCACCCGTCGCCGCGCCACGGAAACCGCCCTGCGCAACGCCGAGGACGTCTATCGCAACATTTTCGACAACGCCAGCGAGGGGCTGTTTTCCACGAGTCCACAGGGTCGCTTCCTGCGGGTGAATCGCGCCATGGCCGAGCTGTTCGGATACGATTCGCCAGAGGAAATGGTCGCCACCGTCAGGAACAGCGGTCGCGACATTTTCGTGCACGACGAGGAACGCAAGGCCATGCTGGAGCGCCTTGTGCTGGAGGGCGTGATCCGCAACATGCGCTTCAAGGCCCGAAGGCGCGACGGAAGCGTCATGTGGGCCGGGGCCAGCCTGCGCGGCATCCGGACGGAGCATGGCGAACTGGTGAGCATCGAGGGCATCATTTCGGACATAACGGAGTATGTGGAGGCCGTAAGCGAGATGGAGCATCGGGCGACGCACGATCATCTGACCGGCCTCGCCAATCGGGCCGTGTTCGAGGAGACTCTTGAGCGAATGCTGGCCCAGAGCGAGCGCTCCGGCGAGCGCGTGGCCGTGCTGTACATGGACCTCGACGGATTCAAGGGAATTAACGACACCTACGGTCATCAGACGGGCGACACGCTTCTCGTTGCCGTGGGGCAGCGCATCTGTTCGCGGCTGCGACGCTCTGACCTTGCCGCGCGCCTTGGCGGCGACGAATTCGCTGTGCTGTTGTGGAATGTCGCCGGGCGCGAGGCCGTGGCCTCCTACGCACAGGACGTGGTGGACGCGCTGTCGCGATCCTTCGACTGCGACGACGTGACCTGTCGCGTTGGAGTGAGCATCGGCGCGAGCATCTGCCCGGACCACGGCTGCGACGCTCAGACCCTCGTCCGGCTGGCGGACAGGGCGCTCTACCGCATGAAGGCGGAGGGCAAGGGCGGGTACCGCTTCGCCGATCCGGAGGCCGACGCGGAGGAGTAGTTGGGCGATTTGATGAGAAAAAGGCCCCGGGGTAGCGCCTCGGGGCCTTTGACATTCGTGCGGGGGAACGGACTAGTTCGCGAGGCCGAGATGGTTCTCGCAGGCCTTGACCGTGTTCACCAGCAGCATGGCGATGGTCATGGGACCGACGCCGCCGGGAACCGGGGTAATGGCGCTGACCTTGTCCTTGATGGCTGCGAAATCGCAGTCACCCACGAGGCCGTCGTCCGTGCGGTTGATGCCCACGTCCACGACCACCGCGCCGTCCTTGACCATGTCGGCGGTGACGAAGTGCGGGCGGCCGATGGCTGCCACGAGGATGTCGGCCTCGGCGCAGAGCTTGGCGAGCTCGGGCGTGCGGGAATGGCACACGGTGACCGTGGCATTGGCGAAGTCGCCGTAGCCCCAGAGCATCATGGCCATGGGCTTGCCCACGATGTTGGAGCGGCCGATGACCACGGCGCGCTTGCCGGAGGTGGTGACATTGTGGCGGCGCAGCAGCTCAATGACGCCTGCGGGAGTGCAGGGGGCGAAGCCGGGCAGGCCGAGGGCGAGGCGGCCCATGTTCACGGGGTGGAATCCGTCCACGTCCTTGTCGGGCGCGATGAGGTCGAGGCAGGCCTGACTGTCGAGGCCCTTGGGCAGCGGAAGCTGGAGAAGGATGCCGTCCACGTCATCGCGGGCGTTGAGCTCGCGGATGAGGCCTTCCACGGCGTCCTGCGTGGAGTCTGCGGGCAGGCGGTAGGCCAGCGAGCGGATGCCGACGTTTTCGCAGGCCTTTTCCTTGTTGCGGACGTAGACCTGCGACGCGGGGTCCTCGCCGACGAGAATGACGGCCAGACCGGGCGTTCTGATGCCACGGGCCTCCTGTGCCGCCACTTTGTCCTTCAACTCGCTTCTGATTGCGGCAGCGGTAGCCTTGCCATCCAGCAGGATCATGGTCGGTTCCCCCTTGAATATGTCTGATGAAAGGGATGGGGCGCGGAAATGTGCTTTCCGCGCCCCCGATGAGCATGTGATGCGGCTGTGGTTACAACCGGATGCTAGTCCATGTCAAACCACTGTTCGCCCATGATGGGGCCGAAGTAGAAGCCGTCGTCTTCGAGGTTCTCCTCGATGCGCATCAGCTGGTTGTACTTGGAGATGCGGTCGGAGCGGCACAGGGAGCCGGTTTTGATCTGGCCCGCATTCACGGCCACGGCGAGGTCGGCGATGAAGTCGTCGGCGGTTTCGCCGGAGCGGTGGGAGATGACGGTGGTGTAGGCGGACTGCTTGGCCATCTCGATGGTGTCGAGGGTCTCGGTTACGGTGCCGATCTGGTTCAGCTTGATGAGGATGGAGTTGGCCACATCTTCATCGATGCCCTGCGCCAGAATCTCGGGGTTGGTGACGAAGATGTCGTCGCCCACGAGCTGGATGGTGTCGCCCAGTTCTTCGGTGAGCAGCTTCCAGCCTTCCCAGTCGCCTTCGGCAAGGCCGTCCTCGATGGACACGAGGGGGAAGTCCTCGGTGAGTTCCTTGTAGTACTCGACCAGTTCTGCGGCGGTGAACTCGCGGCCCTCACCGGCGAAGATGTACTTGCCGTCGGCGTAGAACTCGCTGGCGGCGGCGTCGATGCCAAGGGCGATGTCGAAGCCGGGCTTGTAGCCGGCGGCCTCGATGGCGCGGATGATGTATTCGAAGGCCTCGCGGTGGCTCTTCAGGTTGGGGGCGAAGCCGCCCTCGTCGCCCACGGAGGTGACGTGGCCGTCCTTGGAGAGGATCTTCTTCAGGTGATGGAAGGTCTCCGCGCCCATGCGCAGGGCCTCGGCGAAGGTCGGGGCGGACAGGGGCAGGATCATGAATTCCTGGATGTCCAGATTGTTCGGGGCATGCGCGCCACCGTTGATGATGTTCATCATCGGGGTGGGCAGCACCTTGGCGTTGGGGCCGCCGAGGTATCGGTACAGGGGCAGG
Proteins encoded in this window:
- a CDS encoding alkaline phosphatase family protein — translated: MPKRCVLMLLDGAGDRAQAALGGRTPLQAARMPNLDRLARAGASGLYHASMPGRPLASENAHFALFGYRLQEFPGRGALEALGAGIALGPRDVAVLAHLASLRNEGGVLFLDSDRPSVAEEETAALCAELSTYEGDGIGISFHPYAGLFGILRLRGDVSPHITDTNPMREGAALSEPAALWHHASDNSSLRTSRVLLEYLTWAHRRLDAHPVNAERRRRGLAPVNGMVTQRAGQRRLVERFPERFGLRGASVCAGVVYWGLCEYLGMDCLRMEDGADCGEDFARRLDAAMNALGTHDFVHVHSKAPDLASHAKNPEGKVAVLEALDAAIGRHLERMLGDPDLLVVVAADHSAPSSGPLVHSGECVPVAMAGAGVRVDDVAAFDEVHAARGALGTLRGPEIMYTVLDLLDRSKQSGIMDTPTDQPFWPGNYRPFRMEPEA
- a CDS encoding sensor domain-containing protein, encoding MALGELMSGAAQVAAISAQTAWAVFWLALVVACAVALGRRARWFPRVRGRVRLGGADDFRWREHEVLRHIMAATPSPLSFMDAGGRIRLANPAYEDMVGRSAEEIMGRTAVDVFPPEAAKALMHMDAQLLTSDGPAVLRQELRLEVQPGDVRDVVVTKELLRDAHGRTFGVVGVFTDVTETRRHMRELVENRNLLVSFIDTVPDLVFYKDAHGVYRSCNAAFAAFAGCAQEEVVGRSDYELFDESVASSFREQDSETLATMRPSLREVWVTRADGTPALMEAVKVPLLGAQGDLLGIVGISRDITRRRATETALRNAEDVYRNIFDNASEGLFSTSPQGRFLRVNRAMAELFGYDSPEEMVATVRNSGRDIFVHDEERKAMLERLVLEGVIRNMRFKARRRDGSVMWAGASLRGIRTEHGELVSIEGIISDITEYVEAVSEMEHRATHDHLTGLANRAVFEETLERMLAQSERSGERVAVLYMDLDGFKGINDTYGHQTGDTLLVAVGQRICSRLRRSDLAARLGGDEFAVLLWNVAGREAVASYAQDVVDALSRSFDCDDVTCRVGVSIGASICPDHGCDAQTLVRLADRALYRMKAEGKGGYRFADPEADAEE
- the folD gene encoding bifunctional methylenetetrahydrofolate dehydrogenase/methenyltetrahydrofolate cyclohydrolase FolD; translated protein: MILLDGKATAAAIRSELKDKVAAQEARGIRTPGLAVILVGEDPASQVYVRNKEKACENVGIRSLAYRLPADSTQDAVEGLIRELNARDDVDGILLQLPLPKGLDSQACLDLIAPDKDVDGFHPVNMGRLALGLPGFAPCTPAGVIELLRRHNVTTSGKRAVVIGRSNIVGKPMAMMLWGYGDFANATVTVCHSRTPELAKLCAEADILVAAIGRPHFVTADMVKDGAVVVDVGINRTDDGLVGDCDFAAIKDKVSAITPVPGGVGPMTIAMLLVNTVKACENHLGLAN
- the eno gene encoding phosphopyruvate hydratase, whose product is MSTIVNVWAREILDSRGNPTVEVEVTTESGARGVAAVPSGASTGTREALELRDGDVDRYLGKGVSKAVENVNGEIAEAIVGMDVTRQVAIDTTMIHLDGTDNKSRLGANAMLGVSMACARAAADYVDLPLYRYLGGPNAKVLPTPMMNIINGGAHAPNNLDIQEFMILPLSAPTFAEALRMGAETFHHLKKILSKDGHVTSVGDEGGFAPNLKSHREAFEYIIRAIEAAGYKPGFDIALGIDAAASEFYADGKYIFAGEGREFTAAELVEYYKELTEDFPLVSIEDGLAEGDWEGWKLLTEELGDTIQLVGDDIFVTNPEILAQGIDEDVANSILIKLNQIGTVTETLDTIEMAKQSAYTTVISHRSGETADDFIADLAVAVNAGQIKTGSLCRSDRISKYNQLMRIEENLEDDGFYFGPIMGEQWFDMD